A window from Nocardioides mesophilus encodes these proteins:
- a CDS encoding NHL domain-containing thioredoxin family protein, whose translation MSSGRTARVRAPELRGRGWLNTAAPLTLEELRGRFTLLDFWTFCCVNCLHVLDEMRELEERYAGELVVVGVHSPKFVHEADPDALRAAVERYDVHHPVLDDPELETWQAYTARAWPTLVLIDPEGYVVAQYAGEGHAHAIDALLVELRAEHLAKGTLQPGDSPYVAPPVVEGDLRFPAKAVRLPGGTILVADAGHHSLVELAADGESVVRRIGSGDKGSADGAAAHASFNEPNGLCLLPDEVEAAAGYDVVVADTVNHLLRGVCLDTGEVRTLAGTGHQWMQGDGPGNEGSLSSPWDVVWWQDRVWVSMAGIHQLWSFDPLTGGVAVAAGTTHEGLVDGPAAQAWFAQTSGLAVDAAGSPGGRLWIADSETSSLRFVEDGEVHTAVGRGLFDFGFVDGPADQALLQHPLGVAVLPDGSVAVADTYNGAVRRWDPAAGTLSTLARGLAEPSGLLLDGDTLLVVESAAHRLTRVPLGAGLLVDGFAHTTRRPVTEVAPGELELVVSFEPPPGQKVDDRFGPSAQLVVGATPPALLKAGEGRGTDLSRTLVLDPQVGDGVLHVAARAASCDSDGGEGAACHMHQQDWGVPVRIVEGAATRLVLPLSGR comes from the coding sequence ATGTCCTCCGGTCGCACCGCCCGTGTCCGCGCGCCCGAGCTCCGGGGGCGTGGCTGGCTGAACACCGCCGCGCCGCTGACGCTCGAGGAGCTGCGCGGCCGCTTCACCCTGCTGGACTTCTGGACCTTCTGCTGCGTGAACTGCCTGCACGTCCTGGACGAGATGCGCGAGCTGGAGGAGAGGTACGCCGGCGAGCTGGTGGTCGTCGGGGTGCACTCCCCGAAGTTCGTGCACGAGGCCGACCCGGACGCGCTGCGCGCCGCGGTCGAGCGCTACGACGTGCACCACCCGGTGCTCGACGACCCGGAGCTGGAGACCTGGCAGGCCTACACCGCCCGGGCCTGGCCGACGCTGGTGCTGATCGACCCGGAGGGGTACGTCGTCGCGCAGTACGCCGGCGAGGGACATGCCCACGCCATCGACGCGCTGCTCGTCGAGCTGCGCGCGGAGCACCTCGCCAAGGGCACGTTGCAGCCCGGCGACTCGCCCTACGTGGCGCCGCCGGTGGTCGAGGGCGACCTGCGGTTCCCGGCGAAGGCGGTCCGGCTGCCCGGCGGCACGATCCTGGTCGCCGACGCCGGTCACCACTCGCTGGTCGAGCTCGCGGCGGACGGCGAGAGCGTCGTACGCCGGATCGGCTCCGGCGACAAGGGCTCCGCCGACGGTGCTGCCGCGCACGCGAGCTTCAACGAGCCGAACGGCCTGTGCCTGCTGCCCGATGAGGTCGAGGCCGCGGCCGGCTACGACGTCGTCGTCGCGGACACCGTGAACCACCTGTTGCGCGGCGTCTGCCTCGACACCGGGGAGGTCCGCACGCTCGCCGGCACCGGACACCAGTGGATGCAGGGCGACGGGCCCGGCAACGAGGGCAGCCTGTCGAGCCCGTGGGACGTCGTCTGGTGGCAGGACCGGGTCTGGGTCTCGATGGCCGGCATCCACCAGCTGTGGAGCTTCGACCCGCTCACCGGCGGGGTGGCGGTCGCCGCCGGCACCACCCACGAGGGCCTCGTCGACGGGCCGGCGGCGCAGGCGTGGTTCGCGCAGACCTCCGGGCTGGCCGTCGACGCCGCCGGTTCGCCCGGCGGGCGGCTCTGGATCGCCGACAGCGAGACCTCCTCGCTCCGCTTCGTCGAGGACGGCGAGGTGCACACCGCCGTGGGCCGCGGCCTGTTCGACTTCGGGTTCGTCGACGGTCCCGCCGACCAGGCGCTGCTCCAGCACCCGCTCGGGGTCGCGGTGCTGCCGGACGGCTCGGTTGCGGTCGCGGACACCTACAACGGGGCGGTGCGCCGCTGGGACCCGGCCGCGGGCACGCTGAGCACGCTGGCCCGCGGGCTCGCCGAGCCGAGCGGCCTGCTGCTCGACGGCGACACCCTGCTGGTCGTGGAGTCCGCCGCGCACCGGCTCACCCGGGTGCCGCTGGGCGCCGGCCTCCTCGTCGACGGGTTCGCGCACACCACCCGGCGGCCGGTCACCGAGGTGGCGCCCGGCGAGCTGGAGCTCGTGGTCTCCTTCGAGCCGCCGCCGGGGCAGAAGGTCGATGACCGGTTCGGTCCCTCCGCGCAGCTGGTGGTCGGGGCCACCCCGCCGGCGCTGCTCAAGGCCGGCGAGGGTCGCGGGACTGACCTGAGCCGCACGTTGGTGCTCGACCCGCAGGTCGGCGACGGCGTGCTGCACGTCGCCGCCCGGGCGGCCTCGTGCGACAGCGACGGCGGCGAGGGCGCGGCCTGCCACATGCACCAGCAGGACTGGGGGGTGCCGGTCCGGATCGTCGAGGGCGCGGCCACTCGGCTGGTGCTGCCGCTCTCCGGGCGGTAG
- the pgm gene encoding phosphoglucomutase (alpha-D-glucose-1,6-bisphosphate-dependent), whose amino-acid sequence MADSAQSRAGQTAGPQDLIDVAHLVTAYYTDVPDPDDVDQQVAFGTSGHRGTSLRTSFNETHIVATTQAICDYRKQQGYDGPLFMGRDTHGLSEPAWATALEVLVGNDVTVLVDDRDGYTPTPAVSHAILRANRGKDLDGSGLADGIVVTPSHNPPSDGGFKYNPPHGGPADSDATSVIAARANELIAGGLDGVRRVPFARGRAAAGAYDFLGTYVDDLPQVLDIDAIRSAGVRIGADPLGGASVAYWGEIAERHKLDLTVVNPLVDPTWRFMTLDWDGKIRMDCSSPHAMASLIRRKDDYDLATGNDADADRHGIVTPDAGLMNPNHFLAVAIGYLFGGARPGWPEAARIGKTLVSSSMIDRVAAEVGRPMSEVPVGFKWFVPGLLDGSFGFGGEESAGASFLRKDGSTWTTDKDGILLCLLASEILATTGRSPSEHYADLVGRHGDPAYARIDAPADRAQKAKLAALAPEDVAAAELAGEPITAKLTEAPGNGAKIGGLKVTTESAWFAARPSGTEDVYKIYAESFQGPEHLARVQQEAREVVGAALG is encoded by the coding sequence ATGGCCGACTCAGCGCAGAGCAGGGCGGGGCAGACCGCCGGACCCCAGGACCTCATCGACGTCGCGCACCTGGTCACGGCGTACTACACCGACGTCCCCGACCCCGACGACGTCGACCAGCAGGTCGCGTTCGGGACCAGCGGGCATCGCGGCACCAGCCTGCGGACCTCGTTCAACGAGACGCACATCGTCGCGACCACCCAGGCGATCTGCGACTACCGCAAGCAGCAGGGGTACGACGGGCCGCTGTTCATGGGGCGCGACACCCACGGGCTCTCCGAGCCGGCCTGGGCCACCGCGCTCGAGGTGCTGGTCGGCAACGACGTGACGGTGCTCGTCGACGACCGGGACGGCTACACCCCGACACCGGCCGTCTCGCACGCGATCCTGCGCGCGAACCGCGGCAAGGACCTCGACGGCAGCGGGCTCGCCGACGGGATCGTCGTGACCCCGTCGCACAACCCGCCCAGCGACGGCGGCTTCAAGTACAACCCGCCGCACGGCGGGCCGGCCGACTCCGACGCGACCTCGGTGATCGCGGCCCGGGCCAACGAGCTGATCGCCGGCGGCCTCGACGGGGTCCGCCGGGTCCCGTTCGCGCGGGGCCGGGCAGCCGCGGGCGCCTACGACTTCCTCGGCACGTACGTCGACGACCTGCCCCAGGTGCTGGACATCGACGCGATCCGGTCCGCCGGCGTGCGGATCGGCGCGGACCCGCTCGGCGGCGCCAGCGTGGCCTACTGGGGCGAGATCGCCGAGCGGCACAAGCTCGACCTGACCGTCGTGAACCCGCTGGTCGACCCGACCTGGCGGTTCATGACGCTGGACTGGGACGGCAAGATCCGGATGGACTGCTCCTCCCCGCACGCGATGGCCTCGCTGATCCGTCGCAAGGACGACTACGACCTCGCGACCGGCAACGACGCGGACGCCGACCGGCACGGCATCGTCACCCCGGACGCCGGCCTGATGAACCCGAACCACTTCCTGGCCGTGGCGATCGGCTACCTGTTCGGCGGCGCCCGGCCGGGCTGGCCCGAGGCCGCCCGGATCGGGAAGACCCTCGTCTCCTCCTCGATGATCGACCGGGTCGCGGCCGAGGTCGGCCGGCCGATGAGCGAGGTGCCGGTCGGGTTCAAGTGGTTCGTTCCCGGCCTGCTCGACGGCTCGTTCGGCTTCGGCGGCGAGGAGTCGGCCGGGGCGTCGTTCCTGCGCAAGGACGGCAGCACCTGGACCACCGACAAGGACGGCATCCTGCTGTGCCTGCTGGCCTCGGAGATCCTCGCCACCACCGGCCGCTCGCCCAGCGAGCACTACGCCGACCTGGTCGGGCGCCACGGCGACCCCGCCTACGCCCGGATCGACGCGCCGGCCGACCGCGCGCAGAAGGCGAAGCTGGCGGCGCTCGCGCCCGAGGACGTGGCCGCCGCGGAGCTCGCCGGCGAGCCGATCACCGCCAAGCTCACCGAGGCGCCGGGCAACGGCGCCAAGATCGGCGGGCTCAAGGTGACCACCGAGTCGGCCTGGTTCGCGGCACGGCCCTCCGGCACCGAGGACGTCTACAAGATCTACGCCGAGTCCTTCCAGGGGCCCGAGCACCTCGCCCGCGTGCAGCAGGAGGCCCGCGAGGTGGTCGGCGCCGCGCTGGGCTAG